The Microcoleus sp. FACHB-672 sequence TGTTGAGATAATAGCCAACCACACCGTTCCTGCCTCAGCACCGCAATTCGGGCAGTTTTGGGCATTTAAAGCAACCTGACTTTGGCACTGAGAACAATTCTTGTGACTCAGGGAAGTGCCGCATTTTTGACAAAACTTGTTCGTATTGGGGTTTTCAAACTGACATTGGGGACAGACAAGCATGGTGAGTTATGAGTTGATAGGGGCGGATTTACTGTTCAGTATCAAGGGTTCCACCGACATTTTAGTGAAACCCGCCTGTAATCAGTTTTGAGTTATGAGTGTAATTCAAAATTCAGGCACGGATGAGTTGCAAGTTTTAACGCTCAAATTTATCAAAATTTTTCAAAAAATAGCCAAAAACACATTGAAGACAGAAGTTTTGGGTGGGTGAGAGAGGCCCAAGAAAAAATCCCCCTAGTGATATAGTCTCCTGATGTTCCAGATACAGGCCGGTTGAATGAAAGCCCAAACTGCTTTTGATCCAGCAAGTTAGTTAAAGGTTTAGGAGAAAATATCTGTCAAAAACAATAAAGTCTCCCAATTTTCTAGATAAACCCTGATTCCATGAAAGCCCAAAGCAAAGGATGAAGATCCCGCTAGCCTTCTTTGCCTATTTTCTAGGGATTTTAGGTTAGGGGAAGTTCTACCGTAAAGCAAGTTTGACCGGCAGCACTTTCTACGTGAATCTTGCCCTCCAAATGATCGATCAGTTTTCGCACCAGCGCTAAGCCCAAGCCGGTGCCGCCTTGTTTCCAAGGATCTGCACTCGGAACTCGATAAAACTTCTCAAAAATATGGGGCAGTTCAGATGCAGGAATTTCTGTCCCGGAATTGGTAACTCTTAAGCGCATTTTTCCGCTTTCCACGTCGGCACTGAGTGTGATTTGTTCGTGGGGCGGAGTATATTTGCAGGCATTGTTTAACAATTCTGCCAGAATGCGCTCCAGACTGGAAGCATCAGACATAAAGGGGGGTAAGTTGGCTTCTACATGAACCTCCAACCCTTGGTGCCGATTGCGAGTTCGATCTAGAAAAGGTCGCACGATTTGAGGAATCCACTCCTGAATATCAATCGTTTCTAATGCCAGCGCCTGCACACCGGCATCAAGTCGCTGCAAATCCAGCAAATCATTAATTAAACTAATTTCTCGTTCGCACTCGTCATGCAAGATTTGGAGGTAACGAGCGGTTTTCTCATTGCAAAAATTTGTAGGTGAGGGGCTTACGACTGGGTTGCCGGTTTTGAAGGCTGAAAGTTTGCAGCCTCCAGCAATCTCCAGCATCTGAATCGCCATTTTCATGTTAGACATGGGCGTTCGCAATTCATGGGAAACCGTGCTGAGAAACTCATCTTTGAGCTGGCTAAGTTTTTGCAGTTCCTCCACTTGGGCTTGCGCTGCTTGATAAAGTCGGGCTTGACGCAGTGCAATCGCACATTGATTTGCCACCTGCTGCACCAAGATAATTTCTGTGTTGCTAAAAACCCGGCTGGCTGTGTTTAAAACAGCCAAGTGACCGATTACGCCACAATCATCAAAGATCGGACACAGCAG is a genomic window containing:
- a CDS encoding GAF domain-containing sensor histidine kinase, whose translation is MAVLNTASRVFSNTEIILVQQVANQCAIALRQARLYQAAQAQVEELQKLSQLKDEFLSTVSHELRTPMSNMKMAIQMLEIAGGCKLSAFKTGNPVVSPSPTNFCNEKTARYLQILHDECEREISLINDLLDLQRLDAGVQALALETIDIQEWIPQIVRPFLDRTRNRHQGLEVHVEANLPPFMSDASSLERILAELLNNACKYTPPHEQITLSADVESGKMRLRVTNSGTEIPASELPHIFEKFYRVPSADPWKQGGTGLGLALVRKLIDHLEGKIHVESAAGQTCFTVELPLT